From a single Streptomyces misionensis genomic region:
- a CDS encoding DUF3263 domain-containing protein, with product MELGDRERAILALERRGFTGPGAKERAIREQLHLSPVRYYQLLNALLDDERALAHDPVTVNRLRRIRDTHRAER from the coding sequence ATGGAACTGGGCGACCGCGAGCGGGCCATCCTCGCGCTGGAACGCCGGGGCTTCACGGGCCCCGGCGCCAAGGAACGCGCCATCCGCGAGCAGCTCCACCTCTCCCCGGTCCGCTACTACCAGCTCCTCAACGCCCTCCTGGACGACGAACGCGCCCTCGCCCACGACCCGGTCACGGTCAACCGGCTGCGCCGGATCCGCGACACCCACCGAGCGGAACGCTGA
- a CDS encoding extracellular solute-binding protein, with protein sequence MIAVVSAMGMTALLGGCGSTGSSDVTLRLVAADYGDSPANSSKKYWDSLVKAYEATHSGVKVEVSVYSWNDVDRKVKEMVDAGHAPDLAQIGAYADYAAAGKLYAASDLLSIRTQADFLSQLADAGQWNHTQYGIPFAASTRVLFYNKTMFESAGLTPPSSWDQLAADAKVLKDKGVKYPFALPLGPEEAQAETMQWMLSGGDGGSGGTGYTDDIGTYTIDSQQNVSTFTWLKDDLVDKGLTGPVAPGKLNRAQAFAAFADGQVGMVNGHPTLIQQAEQKGVRFGMVPTPSRGGRARSSVGVTDWMMAFKQNGHAEQAGDFLNYVYSEKNVLDFSRTYGLLPVTSSASNTMSASDAAPDKALHPFLDELATSELYPVGKTSWAAVSAAVKQDIGQAVAPGGSPAGVLTRLQATATAADSAASAN encoded by the coding sequence ATGATCGCGGTGGTGTCCGCCATGGGCATGACCGCGCTCCTCGGCGGCTGCGGGAGCACGGGCTCCTCCGACGTGACCCTCAGACTCGTCGCCGCCGACTACGGCGACTCACCCGCCAACAGCTCCAAGAAGTACTGGGACTCGCTGGTCAAGGCGTACGAGGCGACGCACTCGGGGGTGAAGGTCGAGGTCAGCGTCTACTCCTGGAACGACGTCGACCGCAAGGTCAAGGAGATGGTCGACGCCGGCCACGCGCCCGACCTCGCGCAGATCGGCGCCTACGCCGACTACGCGGCCGCGGGCAAGCTCTACGCGGCCTCGGACCTGCTCTCCATCCGCACCCAGGCGGACTTCCTGTCCCAGCTGGCCGACGCCGGCCAGTGGAACCACACGCAGTACGGCATACCGTTCGCCGCCTCCACGCGGGTGCTCTTCTACAACAAGACGATGTTCGAGAGCGCCGGACTCACCCCGCCCAGCAGCTGGGACCAGCTGGCGGCCGACGCCAAGGTGCTCAAGGACAAGGGCGTGAAGTACCCCTTCGCGCTGCCGCTGGGCCCCGAGGAGGCGCAGGCGGAGACCATGCAGTGGATGCTCTCCGGCGGCGACGGCGGCTCCGGCGGCACCGGGTACACCGACGACATCGGCACGTACACGATCGACTCCCAGCAGAACGTCTCCACCTTCACCTGGCTCAAGGACGACCTGGTCGACAAGGGGCTGACCGGCCCGGTGGCGCCCGGGAAGCTCAACCGGGCGCAGGCCTTCGCGGCGTTCGCCGACGGCCAGGTCGGCATGGTCAACGGGCACCCCACGCTGATCCAGCAGGCCGAGCAGAAGGGCGTGCGGTTCGGGATGGTGCCGACGCCGAGCCGCGGCGGACGGGCCCGGTCGTCGGTGGGGGTCACCGACTGGATGATGGCGTTCAAGCAGAACGGCCACGCCGAGCAGGCCGGCGACTTCCTGAACTACGTCTACAGCGAGAAGAACGTCCTCGACTTCTCCCGCACCTACGGCCTGCTGCCGGTCACCAGCTCCGCCTCCAACACCATGAGCGCGTCGGACGCGGCGCCCGACAAGGCCCTGCACCCCTTCCTCGACGAGCTGGCCACGTCCGAGCTGTACCCCGTGGGCAAGACGTCCTGGGCGGCGGTCAGCGCGGCGGTGAAGCAGGACATCGGGCAGGCGGTCGCCCCCGGCGGCAGCCCCGCGGGCGTCCTGACCCGCCTCCAGGCGACGGCCACCGCGGCGGACAGCGCCGCCAGCGCGAACTGA
- a CDS encoding ROK family protein, whose product MRHVIALDVGGTGMKAALVGDDGALLHRARRATGRERGPDTVVAGILDFAAELRAYGAEHYGTPAAAAGIAVPGIVDEEHGTAVYSANLGWQDVPLRALLAERLGVPVALGHDVRTGGLAEGRIGAGRGADRFLFVPLGTGIAGAIGIDGRVESGAHGFAGEIGHIVVRPGGAPCPCGQRGCLERYASAAAVSEAWAAAGGNPDADAADCARAVAAGDPEAGRVWRTAVDALADGLVTALTLLDPRTLIIGGGLAEAGEVLFQPLRDAVRSRVTFQKLPSIVPAALGDSAGCLGAGLLARDLLTGTIPTTPEVST is encoded by the coding sequence GTGAGACATGTCATCGCCCTGGACGTGGGCGGTACCGGGATGAAGGCCGCCCTCGTCGGGGACGACGGCGCCCTGCTGCACCGCGCCCGCCGCGCCACCGGCCGCGAACGCGGCCCCGACACGGTGGTGGCGGGCATCCTCGACTTCGCCGCCGAACTGCGCGCGTACGGCGCCGAGCACTACGGCACCCCGGCCGCCGCGGCCGGTATCGCGGTGCCCGGCATCGTGGACGAGGAGCACGGCACCGCCGTCTACTCCGCCAACCTCGGCTGGCAGGACGTGCCCCTGCGCGCGCTGCTCGCCGAGCGGCTCGGGGTGCCCGTCGCGCTCGGCCACGACGTGCGCACCGGCGGGCTCGCGGAGGGCCGGATCGGCGCGGGCCGGGGCGCCGACCGCTTCCTGTTCGTGCCGCTCGGCACCGGCATCGCGGGCGCGATCGGGATCGACGGCCGGGTGGAGTCGGGCGCGCACGGCTTCGCGGGCGAGATCGGCCACATCGTCGTGCGGCCCGGCGGCGCGCCCTGCCCGTGCGGGCAGCGCGGCTGCCTGGAGCGGTACGCCTCCGCGGCCGCCGTCAGCGAGGCCTGGGCGGCGGCCGGCGGGAACCCGGACGCCGACGCGGCCGACTGCGCCCGGGCCGTCGCGGCCGGCGACCCGGAGGCCGGCCGGGTCTGGCGGACCGCGGTGGACGCGCTCGCCGACGGGCTGGTCACCGCGCTCACCCTGCTGGACCCGCGCACGCTGATCATCGGTGGCGGGCTCGCCGAGGCGGGGGAAGTGTTGTTCCAGCCCCTGCGGGACGCCGTCCGCAGCCGGGTCACCTTCCAGAAACTGCCGTCCATCGTGCCCGCCGCCCTCGGCGACAGCGCCGGCTGCCTGGGCGCGGGGCTGCTCGCGCGGGACCTGCTGACCGGCACCATCCCTACGACTCCGGAGGTAAGCACCTGA
- the otsB gene encoding trehalose-phosphatase yields the protein MDPLPTPATQAGRDGLAALLAKPRTAVIGLDFDGTLAPIVADPEQARAHPDAVPALAALAPKVAHVAVITGRPAGVAVRHGGFAGVPGLAHLTVLGHYGAERWDAVTGTVSAPAPHPGVAAVRAELPGVLDRAGAWQGTWIEEKGRAVAVHTRRAADPEAAYEALRGPLTDLATRHGLIVEPGRMVLELRPPGMDKGVALSEYVRETGAESVLYAGDDLGDLPAFAAIEKLRSEGLPGLLVCSGSSEVAELAERADLVVDGPEGVVRLLGALADQLD from the coding sequence ATGGACCCTCTGCCGACCCCAGCCACCCAGGCCGGCCGGGACGGGCTGGCCGCGTTGCTGGCCAAGCCCCGCACCGCGGTGATCGGCCTGGACTTCGACGGCACCCTCGCCCCCATCGTCGCCGATCCCGAACAGGCCCGCGCCCACCCGGACGCCGTCCCCGCGCTCGCCGCCCTCGCCCCCAAGGTCGCCCACGTCGCCGTGATCACCGGCCGCCCCGCGGGCGTAGCGGTCCGCCACGGCGGCTTCGCCGGCGTCCCGGGCCTCGCCCACCTCACCGTCCTCGGGCACTACGGCGCCGAGCGCTGGGACGCCGTCACCGGCACCGTCTCCGCCCCCGCCCCGCACCCCGGCGTCGCCGCCGTCCGCGCCGAACTGCCCGGCGTCCTCGACCGGGCCGGCGCCTGGCAGGGCACGTGGATCGAGGAGAAGGGCCGCGCGGTCGCGGTGCACACCCGCCGCGCCGCGGACCCGGAGGCCGCCTACGAGGCGCTGCGCGGGCCCCTCACCGACCTCGCCACCCGGCACGGACTGATCGTCGAGCCCGGCCGGATGGTGCTGGAACTGCGCCCGCCCGGCATGGACAAGGGCGTCGCCCTGAGCGAGTACGTCCGCGAGACCGGCGCCGAGTCCGTCCTCTACGCCGGCGACGACCTCGGCGACCTCCCCGCCTTCGCCGCCATCGAGAAGCTCCGCTCCGAGGGCCTGCCCGGCCTGCTGGTGTGCAGCGGCAGCTCGGAGGTCGCCGAACTGGCCGAGAGGGCCGACCTGGTGGTCGACGGCCCCGAGGGCGTCGTACGGCTCCTCGGGGCGCTGGCGGATCAGCTCGACTGA
- the nagA gene encoding N-acetylglucosamine-6-phosphate deacetylase has protein sequence MANERETPAPDSAPQPRLLTGANVVLPTGTVHGGQVAVDGTRITAAAPAGAEVVDVSGHWLVPGFVDIHNHGGGGASFSGTAEQILTAVRTHREHGTTTLVASTVTDEMDLLVRQAGLLSELAEQGEIAGIHFEGPFISPCRKGAHSEALLRDPEPAEVRKLIDAARGQARMLTLAAELPGGIDSVRLLAEHGVIAAIGHTDATYEQTVEAIEAGATVATHLFNAMPALGHRAPGPVAALLEDERVTVELINDGTHLHPAALELAFHHAGADRVAFITDAMDAAGQGDGRYMLGPLEVEVSEGVARLVEGGSIAGSTLTLDRAFQRAVTVDGLSVEDTVKALCANPARLLGLSDRVGSLEPGKDADLVLLDADFAVKGVMRRGAWVVAPQLA, from the coding sequence ATGGCCAACGAGCGGGAAACTCCGGCCCCCGACAGCGCCCCGCAGCCCCGGCTGCTCACCGGCGCGAACGTGGTCCTGCCCACCGGAACGGTGCACGGCGGCCAGGTGGCCGTCGACGGCACGCGCATCACCGCCGCCGCCCCGGCCGGCGCCGAGGTCGTCGACGTGAGCGGCCACTGGCTGGTCCCCGGCTTCGTCGACATCCACAACCACGGCGGCGGCGGCGCCTCCTTCTCCGGGACCGCCGAGCAGATCCTCACCGCGGTCCGCACCCACCGCGAGCACGGCACCACCACCCTGGTCGCCTCCACCGTCACCGACGAGATGGACCTGCTGGTACGGCAGGCGGGGCTGCTCAGCGAGCTGGCCGAGCAGGGCGAGATCGCGGGGATCCACTTCGAGGGGCCGTTCATCTCGCCGTGCCGCAAGGGCGCTCACTCCGAGGCGCTGCTGCGCGACCCGGAGCCCGCCGAGGTCCGCAAGCTGATCGACGCGGCGCGCGGCCAGGCGCGGATGCTCACCCTCGCCGCGGAGCTGCCCGGCGGCATCGACTCCGTGCGGCTGCTCGCCGAGCACGGGGTGATCGCGGCGATCGGGCACACGGACGCGACGTACGAGCAGACGGTGGAGGCCATCGAGGCCGGCGCCACGGTCGCCACCCACCTGTTCAACGCGATGCCCGCCCTCGGCCACCGCGCCCCCGGCCCCGTCGCCGCGCTGCTGGAGGACGAGCGGGTGACGGTCGAGCTGATCAACGACGGCACGCATCTGCACCCCGCCGCCCTGGAGCTGGCCTTCCACCACGCGGGCGCGGACCGGGTCGCGTTCATCACCGACGCGATGGACGCGGCGGGCCAGGGCGACGGCCGCTACATGCTCGGCCCGCTGGAGGTCGAGGTCAGCGAGGGCGTGGCGCGGCTGGTGGAGGGCGGTTCGATCGCCGGCTCGACGCTGACGCTCGACCGGGCGTTCCAGCGCGCGGTGACCGTGGACGGGCTGTCGGTCGAGGACACGGTGAAGGCCCTGTGCGCCAACCCGGCCCGGCTGCTGGGCCTCTCCGACCGGGTCGGCTCCCTGGAGCCGGGCAAGGACGCGGACCTGGTGCTGCTGGACGCGGACTTCGCGGTAAAGGGCGTGATGCGCCGCGGCGCGTGGGTCGTAGCTCCCCAACTGGCCTGA